One window of the Tautonia marina genome contains the following:
- a CDS encoding DUF1592 domain-containing protein produces MPGRNVGWVGWAMLGLVLALAGMTANRLQADADAESAAEDDPPVFDTLAADFDRVAAPVIQSFCLDCHDSAIAEADIALERFDGIDDLRAAVPVWQKVARMLDLGEMPPPGAEPIPPADRDRLRDWIDRLLRAEAQASAGDPGPVVLRRLSNAQYTHTIRDLTGLDHLDPTREFPTDSAAGEGFTNAGAAMVMSPSLLEKYLEAAKQITEHAVLLPDGFRFSSGTSRRDWTDEAVARIKTFYSRFTADSGGTPVNLQGIVFATNEGGRLPLERYFEALLEHRDALRNGDRSIESVAADRGLSPRYLRLLLDTLDHAPDSPSPLFDPLRDAWRSARPGDAERLTVLIAPWQNSLWRFNSVGHLGKVGGPTAWMEPVSPLVDRHEIRLALPEASAIEGDEILLTLALTDAGDGSTDDLAVWERPRIVTPGRPDLPLRDLRAVARRLQVGRDEALSHAFACLDAAFEATRAPHPADLDTLAADRGLPRHVLDPWFAYLGIGVGPPEIPAEALLATPIRNGGGYDFVRGWGAPDLPNAVANSSDQHVRIPGNLRPHSVAVHPSPELRVAAGWRSPIAGSISISGAVQHAHPECGNGVSWQLELRRPGTRRRLANGTAQGTASVPIGTFDQLPVQPGDLVILSIGARDGNHSCDLTAVDLTITSGASSWDLAADVSPDLDAGNPHADRLGHAAVWHFFTEPDSGASSDATIPVGSLLAQWQDAPDLDTARQIAHQIQTLLDDGPPEAADAPDTALYRQLTSLRGPLLSRLGLQEDGPTHLPAVADAADAPEVGLDPDRFGLDPDGQPIDPLSLGVRAPSSITLRLPAELVAGSEFVAEGRLLSAAGTEASVQFLATLGPLDLPAGPKPDRPIVTAEGSPARDRLASDLDAFRNLFPPALCYSQIVPVDEVITLMLHYREDHHLRRLLLDDAQAAELDRLWDELRFISHDAFVTVDAFQQLLEYASQDGDPSLFEPLRKPIEAQAEAFRAALITAEPRHLDALLDFAALAYRRPLDDADRQELIRLYESLREESLSHDDAFRLTLARVLVAPSFLYRIETAPPVEGPAPLSDWELASRLSYFLWSSVPDETLRSRAAAGELTDPDVLAAETRRMLDDDRVRRLAEEFACQWLQVYDLPSLDEKSERHFPTFAALRPALYEETIRFFTDLFRNDRPVSTILDADYTFLNDELAQHYGIDGIDGPDWRRVDGIRRFDRGGILGLGSTLAKQSGASRTSPILRGIWVSEVLLGEPLPNPPSDVPDLPDDEADTDGLTVRELVERHTQDPRCSGCHARIDPFGFALEGFDAIGRARQFDLADRPVDTRTVLPDQTAIDGLDGLRQYLLTARRDDFTRQFCRKLLGYALGRGVLLSDEPLLDEMQRQLQDHDDRLSAALETIVRSPQFRQIRGRGLASTASQE; encoded by the coding sequence GTGCCTGGACGGAACGTAGGCTGGGTCGGATGGGCAATGCTGGGTCTGGTCCTTGCACTCGCCGGGATGACCGCCAATCGGCTTCAGGCTGACGCAGACGCCGAGTCTGCCGCCGAGGACGATCCTCCCGTCTTCGACACCCTCGCCGCCGACTTCGACCGGGTCGCCGCCCCTGTCATCCAGTCGTTCTGCCTCGATTGCCACGACTCGGCCATCGCCGAGGCCGACATCGCCCTCGAACGCTTCGACGGAATCGACGACCTCCGCGCCGCCGTCCCGGTCTGGCAAAAGGTCGCCCGAATGCTCGACCTCGGTGAGATGCCTCCCCCCGGTGCCGAACCGATTCCCCCGGCCGACCGCGACCGCCTCCGCGACTGGATCGACCGCCTGCTCCGCGCCGAGGCCCAGGCCAGTGCCGGCGACCCCGGCCCGGTCGTCCTCCGTCGCCTCTCAAACGCCCAGTACACCCACACCATCCGCGACCTGACCGGCCTCGACCACCTCGACCCCACCCGAGAATTCCCCACCGACAGCGCCGCCGGCGAAGGCTTCACCAACGCCGGGGCCGCGATGGTCATGTCCCCCTCGCTCCTGGAAAAGTACCTGGAGGCCGCCAAGCAGATCACCGAGCATGCCGTTCTGCTGCCCGATGGCTTCCGCTTCTCCTCCGGCACCTCCCGGCGCGACTGGACCGACGAGGCCGTTGCCCGGATCAAAACCTTCTACTCCCGATTCACCGCCGACAGTGGCGGCACTCCCGTCAATCTTCAAGGCATTGTCTTTGCCACGAACGAAGGGGGGCGGCTGCCGCTCGAACGCTATTTCGAGGCCCTGCTTGAACACCGCGACGCCCTCCGCAACGGCGACCGCTCGATCGAGTCCGTCGCGGCCGATCGCGGCCTCAGCCCCCGCTACCTCCGCCTGCTGCTCGACACCCTCGACCACGCACCCGACTCCCCCTCACCCCTGTTCGATCCGCTCCGCGATGCCTGGCGATCGGCCCGTCCCGGCGATGCCGAGCGCCTGACCGTTCTGATCGCTCCCTGGCAAAACAGCCTCTGGCGGTTCAACAGCGTCGGGCATCTCGGCAAGGTCGGCGGCCCGACCGCCTGGATGGAGCCGGTATCTCCTCTCGTCGATCGCCACGAGATCCGCCTTGCGCTGCCCGAAGCCTCCGCCATCGAGGGGGATGAGATTCTCCTCACGCTTGCCCTTACCGACGCGGGCGACGGCTCGACCGACGACCTCGCCGTCTGGGAACGCCCCCGGATCGTCACCCCCGGCCGCCCCGATCTGCCGCTCCGCGACCTCCGCGCCGTCGCCCGGCGACTCCAGGTCGGTCGAGACGAAGCCCTCTCCCACGCCTTCGCCTGTCTCGACGCCGCCTTCGAAGCGACGCGCGCCCCCCATCCCGCCGACCTCGACACCCTCGCCGCCGACCGAGGCCTCCCCCGGCACGTCCTCGACCCCTGGTTCGCGTACCTCGGCATCGGCGTCGGCCCGCCGGAGATTCCGGCCGAAGCGCTGCTCGCCACTCCGATCCGAAACGGCGGCGGCTACGACTTCGTCCGCGGCTGGGGAGCCCCCGACCTGCCCAACGCGGTGGCCAACTCCTCCGATCAACACGTCCGCATTCCGGGAAATCTTCGCCCCCACAGTGTCGCGGTCCATCCGTCTCCGGAACTCCGGGTCGCCGCCGGATGGCGCAGTCCGATCGCCGGGTCGATCTCGATTTCCGGAGCCGTTCAGCACGCCCACCCCGAATGCGGCAACGGCGTCTCCTGGCAACTCGAACTCCGACGCCCCGGCACGCGCCGACGACTCGCCAACGGCACCGCCCAGGGAACCGCTTCCGTCCCCATCGGCACCTTCGACCAACTTCCGGTCCAGCCCGGCGACCTCGTCATCCTCAGCATCGGCGCACGAGACGGCAACCATTCCTGCGACCTCACCGCCGTTGATCTGACCATCACCTCCGGCGCATCCTCCTGGGATCTGGCCGCCGACGTCTCTCCCGATCTCGACGCCGGCAACCCCCACGCCGACCGCCTCGGCCACGCCGCGGTCTGGCACTTCTTCACCGAACCCGATTCGGGCGCCTCGTCCGATGCGACGATCCCCGTCGGTTCCTTGCTCGCCCAGTGGCAAGACGCCCCCGACCTCGACACGGCCCGCCAGATCGCCCATCAGATCCAGACCTTGCTCGACGACGGCCCTCCCGAGGCCGCCGATGCGCCCGACACCGCCCTCTATCGCCAGCTCACCTCGCTCCGAGGCCCGCTCCTGTCCCGGCTCGGTCTCCAGGAAGATGGTCCGACCCACCTTCCCGCCGTCGCCGACGCGGCCGACGCCCCCGAGGTTGGCCTCGATCCCGACCGCTTCGGCCTCGATCCCGACGGCCAGCCGATCGACCCCCTGAGCCTCGGCGTTCGAGCCCCGTCCTCGATCACCCTCCGACTCCCCGCCGAACTGGTCGCCGGCTCCGAATTCGTCGCCGAGGGGCGTCTTCTCTCCGCCGCCGGCACAGAGGCCAGCGTCCAGTTCCTCGCCACCCTCGGGCCGCTTGATCTCCCCGCCGGGCCGAAGCCCGACCGACCCATCGTCACCGCCGAAGGCAGCCCGGCCCGCGATCGGCTTGCAAGCGATCTCGACGCCTTCCGCAACCTGTTCCCCCCGGCCCTGTGCTACTCGCAGATCGTCCCGGTCGATGAAGTCATCACACTGATGCTCCACTACCGGGAAGATCACCATCTCCGTCGGCTCCTGCTCGACGACGCACAGGCCGCCGAGCTGGATCGGCTCTGGGACGAGCTGCGCTTCATCAGCCACGACGCCTTCGTCACCGTCGATGCCTTCCAGCAGCTCCTCGAATACGCCTCTCAGGACGGCGATCCGAGCCTCTTTGAACCGCTCCGCAAGCCCATCGAAGCCCAGGCCGAGGCCTTCCGCGCGGCCCTCATTACGGCCGAGCCTCGCCATCTCGATGCGCTGCTCGACTTCGCCGCCCTGGCCTACCGTCGCCCGCTCGACGACGCTGATCGCCAGGAATTGATCCGCCTCTACGAATCGCTCCGCGAGGAATCGCTCTCGCACGACGACGCCTTCCGCCTCACCCTCGCCCGCGTCCTCGTTGCGCCGAGCTTCCTCTACCGGATCGAGACGGCCCCGCCGGTCGAGGGTCCGGCTCCGCTGTCCGACTGGGAACTGGCGAGCCGCCTGAGCTACTTCCTCTGGTCCTCGGTCCCCGACGAGACGCTGCGCTCCCGAGCCGCCGCCGGAGAACTGACCGATCCCGACGTTCTCGCCGCCGAGACCCGTCGAATGCTCGACGACGACCGCGTTCGCCGCCTGGCCGAGGAGTTCGCCTGCCAGTGGCTCCAGGTCTACGACCTCCCCTCCCTCGACGAGAAAAGCGAGCGGCACTTCCCCACCTTCGCCGCGCTTCGGCCAGCCCTGTACGAGGAAACGATCCGCTTCTTCACCGACCTGTTCCGCAACGACCGCCCCGTCTCGACGATCCTCGACGCCGATTACACCTTCCTCAACGACGAGCTGGCCCAGCACTACGGCATCGACGGCATCGATGGCCCCGATTGGCGACGGGTTGACGGCATCCGGCGCTTCGATCGCGGCGGCATCCTCGGCCTTGGCTCCACCCTGGCCAAGCAGTCGGGCGCGTCGCGCACCAGCCCCATCCTCCGGGGGATCTGGGTCTCCGAGGTCCTCCTCGGCGAGCCCTTACCCAATCCCCCGAGCGATGTTCCCGACCTCCCCGACGACGAGGCCGACACCGACGGCCTGACCGTCCGGGAACTGGTCGAGCGGCACACCCAGGACCCCCGATGCTCCGGCTGTCATGCTCGCATCGACCCCTTCGGCTTCGCCCTCGAAGGCTTCGACGCCATCGGCCGGGCCCGCCAGTTCGACCTGGCCGATCGTCCCGTCGACACCCGCACCGTCCTGCCCGATCAGACCGCCATCGACGGCCTCGACGGCTTGCGCCAGTACCTTTTGACCGCTCGCCGCGACGACTTCACCCGCCAGTTTTGCCGCAAACTGCTCGGCTACGCCCTCGGCCGCGGCGTTCTGCTCTCCGACGAACCCCTGCTCGACGAGATGCAGCGCCAGCTTCAGGACCACGACGATCGCCTCTCGGCCGCCCTCGAAACCATCGTCCGCAGCCCCCAGTTCCGCCAGATCCGTGGACGAGGGCTCGCATCCACCGCTTCTCAAGAATAA
- a CDS encoding DUF1552 domain-containing protein, whose amino-acid sequence MSLPLHSRRNFLRGVGVSMALPWLESVPAWADDVPQAVATEGPPVRLAVLFAGNGFHSKEWWARGQGRDMELGAVLEPLTDFRESLLFIRGLYNAEALKGNIHSSQTGNLLSGAPLASGGEIRSGTSFDQVLAQHVGSRTKVPSLVLGCEKSNPSVHKNYSMLYSSHISWSSPTTPTPLELYPALAFDRLFKDEPRAGDKSVLDSVLADAGDLRRSISLSDRRKFDEYLDSVREVETRIAHAGQRGELQGWRPSLDAPDIPRPPDGIPQDIGEHMRLMTDILVLAFQTDTTRVCSLKLNNDHSSLRFPNLGVDYMIHHLLSHTDSADWLKVNRFFVEQIAYLARRLDAIQEGERTALDNSMLVFCSSMLTGNHEANQLPVITLGGAGGRLQGGRVLDYLDSPNRKMCSLFLSLLDKAGVPLDAFGDSNEPLAEV is encoded by the coding sequence ATGAGCCTTCCCTTGCACTCCCGACGCAACTTCCTCCGAGGCGTCGGCGTCAGCATGGCCTTGCCCTGGCTGGAGTCGGTCCCGGCCTGGGCCGACGACGTGCCCCAGGCCGTTGCCACCGAAGGGCCTCCCGTTCGCCTGGCGGTCCTGTTCGCCGGCAACGGTTTCCACAGCAAGGAGTGGTGGGCCCGGGGGCAGGGGCGCGATATGGAGCTAGGGGCCGTCCTCGAACCCCTCACCGACTTCCGCGAGTCCCTTCTGTTCATTCGGGGGCTCTACAATGCCGAGGCCCTGAAGGGGAACATCCATAGCTCGCAGACCGGCAACCTACTGTCGGGCGCTCCGCTCGCCTCGGGCGGCGAGATCCGATCGGGCACCAGCTTCGATCAGGTCCTTGCCCAGCATGTCGGCTCCCGGACGAAGGTTCCCAGCCTCGTCCTCGGCTGCGAGAAGTCAAACCCATCGGTTCACAAGAACTATTCGATGCTCTACAGCTCCCACATCTCGTGGAGCTCTCCCACCACCCCGACCCCGCTCGAACTCTACCCCGCCCTCGCCTTCGACCGCCTGTTCAAGGACGAGCCCCGCGCCGGCGACAAGAGCGTGCTTGATTCCGTTCTGGCCGACGCTGGCGACCTCCGCCGCTCCATCAGCCTTTCCGATCGCCGGAAGTTCGACGAATACCTCGACTCGGTCCGCGAGGTCGAAACCCGGATCGCCCACGCCGGCCAACGCGGCGAGCTGCAAGGCTGGCGTCCCTCGCTCGATGCCCCCGACATTCCCCGCCCCCCCGACGGCATCCCCCAGGACATCGGCGAACACATGCGCCTGATGACCGACATCCTCGTCCTCGCCTTCCAGACCGACACCACCCGCGTCTGCTCGTTGAAGCTCAACAACGACCACAGCTCGCTCCGGTTCCCGAACCTTGGTGTCGATTACATGATCCACCATCTCCTCTCCCACACCGACAGCGCCGACTGGCTGAAGGTCAACCGCTTCTTCGTCGAGCAGATCGCCTACCTCGCCCGACGCCTCGACGCCATTCAGGAAGGCGAACGCACCGCGCTCGACAATTCGATGCTCGTCTTCTGCTCCAGCATGCTCACCGGCAACCACGAGGCGAACCAGCTCCCCGTCATCACCCTCGGCGGCGCCGGCGGTCGGCTCCAGGGCGGTCGCGTGCTCGACTACCTCGACTCTCCGAACCGCAAGATGTGCAGCCTTTTCCTCAGCCTCCTCGACAAGGCCGGCGTTCCCCTCGACGCCTTCGGCGACTCCAACGAGCCCCTCGCCGAGGTCTGA
- a CDS encoding CehA/McbA family metallohydrolase has product MFSHVFALTLITLTGLGTESTFQVEIQPLDDPNAAPVLTVVVEDDRATPDQPLPLPVRVILTAADGSHPDASGRGTYADGRSFAEGSFTIEVPPGPLAITLRSGPNFQPLETQLDPRPGTRTVFRARLHRWFSPESLGWYGGDHHVHAQHDASAAVRTNLAYTALQARANGLSFVTEAGSNVDYSNLDQLSTPDFRLSFAPELRPGPFVGHLNTLGIHEPLPADLLTQFGNQPLPVQAIVDAAHHRGGAVIHTHPLTPPHQLHWMGAAEFLSDAVLGRTADALDLDGQATELLWATGLNLGNRVAASASTDAALGRVRTPSPGDRRVYVQAAEPSSPALVSAIRNGRTFATNGGPVFPYLTIDGRSPGDPLPHGAAARQVRAEIHSLHPLRSVQLLRRGVPVELLDTAGPRDRVVLTTTVEGSSDAPDWFALRAEDERGHWAITSPVFVGPRPDPATVPASAMILQISNATRFIELRRQFFAHLIVTSSLGDPLRAVELLRDGEVVHRVTPAMGNLRHEGAVPVTGLRGEYGPGAVWAPSPDTPLHLQADWPIDEPGWYALRATTASGRTLHSDELRFDGPTGASRATSVAHLDGPGTRLVHHGHGEEMPLDAIHLPFEGDHWWFPERTFWRMTATFDEHSRTLVGGSNPGADALFRSTAP; this is encoded by the coding sequence ATGTTCTCACACGTCTTCGCACTGACCCTGATCACCCTGACCGGCCTCGGGACCGAATCCACCTTCCAGGTCGAGATTCAACCCCTCGACGATCCCAACGCCGCGCCCGTCCTCACGGTCGTTGTCGAAGACGACCGCGCCACGCCTGACCAGCCTCTTCCGTTGCCCGTTCGGGTCATCCTGACCGCCGCCGACGGCAGCCATCCCGACGCATCGGGCCGAGGCACCTATGCCGATGGCCGATCGTTCGCCGAGGGTTCTTTCACCATCGAGGTTCCTCCCGGCCCGCTCGCCATCACCCTCCGCAGCGGACCGAATTTTCAACCGCTGGAAACACAACTCGACCCCCGACCGGGCACTCGGACGGTCTTTCGCGCCCGATTGCATCGCTGGTTCTCCCCCGAATCGCTCGGCTGGTACGGCGGCGATCATCATGTCCACGCCCAGCACGATGCCTCGGCTGCCGTCCGCACCAACCTGGCCTACACCGCCCTCCAGGCCCGCGCCAACGGCCTGAGCTTCGTCACCGAAGCCGGTTCGAATGTCGATTACTCCAACCTCGATCAGCTCTCCACCCCGGACTTCCGCCTCAGTTTCGCCCCTGAGCTTCGCCCCGGCCCCTTCGTCGGCCACCTGAACACGCTCGGCATCCACGAGCCGTTGCCCGCCGACCTGCTCACACAATTCGGCAATCAACCCTTGCCGGTTCAGGCCATCGTTGATGCCGCCCACCACCGGGGCGGGGCGGTCATCCACACCCACCCGTTGACTCCTCCTCATCAATTGCACTGGATGGGTGCCGCCGAATTCCTCTCCGACGCCGTCCTCGGTCGAACCGCCGACGCCCTCGACCTCGACGGCCAGGCCACCGAGCTGCTCTGGGCTACCGGGCTGAACCTCGGCAATCGCGTCGCCGCCAGCGCCTCGACCGACGCGGCCCTCGGGCGGGTCCGAACCCCTTCCCCCGGTGATCGCCGCGTCTACGTTCAGGCGGCCGAGCCCTCCTCTCCGGCGCTCGTCTCGGCCATCCGCAACGGCCGCACCTTTGCCACCAACGGCGGCCCGGTCTTCCCCTACCTGACGATCGACGGTCGAAGCCCTGGCGACCCTTTGCCCCACGGCGCGGCCGCTCGCCAGGTCCGGGCCGAGATCCACAGCCTCCATCCCCTCCGATCGGTCCAGTTGCTCCGCCGCGGGGTTCCGGTCGAATTGCTCGACACTGCCGGTCCCCGCGACCGCGTCGTCCTGACCACCACCGTTGAGGGCTCCTCCGACGCTCCCGACTGGTTCGCCCTCCGAGCCGAGGACGAGCGAGGTCACTGGGCCATAACCAGCCCCGTTTTCGTCGGCCCGAGGCCCGACCCGGCCACCGTTCCCGCCTCGGCCATGATCCTCCAGATCAGCAACGCCACCCGATTCATCGAGCTTCGCCGGCAGTTCTTCGCTCACCTGATCGTCACCTCCTCGCTCGGCGATCCGCTCCGCGCCGTCGAACTGCTCCGCGATGGCGAGGTCGTCCACCGCGTCACCCCCGCGATGGGCAACCTTCGCCACGAAGGAGCAGTCCCCGTCACCGGCCTCCGAGGCGAATATGGCCCCGGCGCCGTCTGGGCTCCCTCCCCCGACACCCCGCTCCATCTCCAGGCCGACTGGCCCATCGACGAGCCCGGCTGGTACGCCCTGCGAGCCACCACCGCCAGCGGTCGAACCCTCCACTCCGACGAGCTTCGCTTCGACGGCCCGACCGGCGCCAGCCGGGCCACCTCCGTCGCCCACCTCGATGGCCCCGGCACCCGCCTGGTTCACCACGGCCACGGCGAGGAGATGCCGCTCGACGCCATTCACCTCCCCTTCGAGGGGGATCACTGGTGGTTCCCCGAGCGAACCTTCTGGCGCATGACCGCGACCTTCGACGAGCATTCCCGCACCCTCGTCGGCGGCTCGAATCCGGGCGCCGACGCCCTCTTTCGATCCACCGCTCCCTGA
- a CDS encoding calcium/sodium antiporter, whose translation MQTALWFVAGLVALVAGAEVFVRGASSLAAALRISPLVIGLTVVAFGTSAPELAVSLQAGYAGQADLALGNVVGSNIFNVLFILGLSALITPLVVAVQLIRLDVPLLIGASFLLFGLGLDGLIGRIDGMGLFALILIYTAWLVRQSRKEGLQVEQEFAREFGSSEGRSKAGQLVLQVVLMVVGLALLVIGSRWLVESAVTFARVLGVGELIIGLTIVAAGTSLPEVATSVIASIRGERDIAVGNVIGSSLFNILCVLGLSAAISPEGVTVPSAALWFDLPVMVAVAVACLPIFVSGHRIARWEGGLFLAYYVAYTAHLIFAATEPDWLTPFRLVMGGFIIPLTVITLAVVAVREWRGRAAPAT comes from the coding sequence ATGCAAACCGCTCTGTGGTTCGTCGCCGGCCTCGTCGCCCTGGTCGCCGGGGCCGAGGTGTTCGTCCGGGGGGCCTCGTCCCTGGCGGCGGCCTTGCGGATCTCCCCTCTCGTCATCGGCCTGACGGTCGTCGCCTTCGGCACCAGCGCTCCCGAGCTGGCCGTCTCGCTCCAGGCCGGTTACGCGGGCCAGGCCGACCTGGCGCTCGGCAATGTGGTGGGCAGCAACATCTTCAACGTCCTGTTCATCCTCGGCCTTTCCGCCCTCATCACCCCGCTGGTCGTCGCCGTGCAACTGATCCGGCTCGACGTCCCCTTGCTCATCGGCGCGTCCTTCCTGTTGTTCGGCCTGGGGCTCGACGGGCTCATCGGCCGCATCGACGGCATGGGTCTGTTCGCCCTGATTCTCATCTATACCGCCTGGCTCGTCCGCCAAAGCCGCAAGGAAGGACTCCAGGTCGAGCAGGAGTTCGCCAGGGAATTCGGGTCGAGCGAAGGCCGGTCGAAGGCCGGTCAGCTCGTGCTTCAGGTGGTGCTGATGGTCGTCGGCCTGGCCCTGCTGGTCATCGGGTCGCGGTGGCTGGTCGAGTCGGCCGTCACCTTCGCCCGCGTGCTGGGGGTCGGCGAGTTGATCATCGGCCTCACGATCGTCGCCGCCGGCACCTCATTGCCCGAGGTCGCCACCTCGGTCATCGCCAGCATCCGGGGCGAGCGCGACATCGCCGTCGGCAACGTCATCGGCAGCAGCCTGTTCAACATCCTCTGTGTCCTGGGACTCTCAGCGGCCATCTCCCCCGAAGGCGTCACCGTTCCCTCCGCTGCGCTTTGGTTCGACTTGCCCGTCATGGTGGCCGTAGCGGTCGCCTGCCTTCCCATCTTCGTCAGCGGTCACCGAATCGCTCGCTGGGAAGGGGGGCTCTTCCTCGCATACTACGTCGCCTATACGGCACACCTCATCTTCGCCGCGACCGAACCCGACTGGCTCACGCCGTTCCGGCTCGTAATGGGAGGCTTCATCATCCCCCTGACGGTCATCACCCTTGCCGTCGTCGCCGTCCGCGAGTGGCGAGGCCGCGCCGCCCCCGCCACGTAA
- a CDS encoding cupin domain-containing protein, which produces MSPPYTFFADLNQESMPLEDGILSRTIHQDDRSKAVLFTFAAGQELSEHTASTPAILQFISGEAALTLGSETLDARAGTFAHMPAGLTHAIRANTPTVMLLLLLKGASAPPAGS; this is translated from the coding sequence ATGAGCCCCCCATACACCTTCTTCGCCGATCTGAACCAGGAATCCATGCCGCTCGAAGACGGCATTCTGAGCCGCACCATCCATCAGGATGATCGGAGCAAGGCCGTTCTCTTTACGTTCGCCGCGGGGCAGGAACTTTCCGAGCACACCGCCTCGACGCCCGCCATCCTCCAGTTCATCTCCGGAGAGGCGGCCCTGACCCTCGGTTCCGAAACGCTCGACGCCCGCGCCGGCACGTTCGCCCACATGCCCGCCGGCCTCACTCACGCCATCCGGGCCAATACCCCCACGGTCATGCTCCTCCTGCTGCTCAAGGGAGCATCGGCCCCTCCCGCCGGTTCGTAA
- a CDS encoding LssY C-terminal domain-containing protein yields MSDEPPRDPRTSLPEPTLRPDPASPSRRPRWQVFLIRVLGLVLLLVVIWLVLAYVILPVLWRHYEHHPIMEDAPKVTRTAQGIPGDPLNVGLIGSREELIRSMLNSGWFAADPITLRSSLGIAQSVLRNRPDPDAPVSNLYLFGRKQDLAFEKPVGQSARHRHHVRFWESSDYGRDGIPLWIGAVTYDQSVGLSRRTGQVTHHIGPDIDAERNGLIADLQSHGWLTEEFQVTGVGPTLSGHNGGGDRYFTDGELTIGLLASTPRPDRSPTTLENPTAIRIKDQLWSVIRPLLQSLPGPPGQDAPSIPSR; encoded by the coding sequence ATGTCCGACGAACCACCACGCGACCCGAGGACCTCCCTCCCCGAACCGACCCTTCGCCCCGACCCCGCCTCCCCGTCGCGCCGCCCCCGATGGCAGGTGTTCTTGATCCGCGTCCTGGGGCTCGTCCTCCTCCTGGTTGTCATCTGGCTGGTCCTCGCTTATGTGATTCTCCCGGTTCTCTGGCGGCATTACGAGCACCACCCCATCATGGAAGACGCCCCCAAGGTCACCCGGACCGCCCAGGGGATTCCCGGCGACCCGCTCAACGTCGGCCTGATTGGTTCCCGGGAGGAACTAATCCGATCCATGCTCAATTCCGGATGGTTTGCCGCCGATCCGATCACCCTCCGATCCAGTCTCGGCATCGCCCAGAGCGTCCTGCGCAACCGTCCCGATCCCGATGCTCCTGTCAGCAACCTCTACCTGTTCGGCCGCAAGCAGGACCTTGCCTTCGAAAAGCCCGTGGGCCAAAGTGCCCGGCATCGCCACCACGTCCGGTTCTGGGAGTCCTCCGACTACGGCCGCGACGGAATCCCCCTCTGGATCGGAGCGGTCACCTACGACCAGAGTGTCGGTCTGAGCCGCCGCACCGGCCAGGTGACCCACCACATCGGCCCTGACATCGACGCCGAGCGCAACGGTCTCATCGCCGACCTTCAATCGCACGGCTGGCTGACCGAGGAATTCCAGGTCACGGGGGTCGGGCCGACCCTCTCCGGTCACAACGGTGGCGGCGACCGATACTTCACCGATGGCGAGTTGACCATCGGCCTCCTTGCCTCGACCCCTCGCCCCGACCGATCACCCACCACCCTGGAAAACCCCACCGCCATTCGCATCAAGGATCAACTCTGGTCGGTCATCCGCCCCCTCTTGCAGTCCCTCCCTGGCCCTCCGGGTCAGGATGCCCCTTCGATCCCCAGCCGTTGA